One part of the Mya arenaria isolate MELC-2E11 chromosome 3, ASM2691426v1 genome encodes these proteins:
- the LOC128226417 gene encoding uncharacterized protein DDB_G0287625-like: MNTDNVRQTNNATNTDNERETYKTMNTDNVRQKNNATNTDNERETSKTTNTANERETSTATNTDNERETCKTMNTDIVRQKNNATNTDNERETCTTMNTDNVRQKNNATNTDNERETCKTMDTDNVRQTNNATNPDNERETCMTMNTDNVRQKNNATNTDNERETCKTMNTDNVRQKNNATNTDNERETCKTMNTDNVRQTNNATNTDNERETCTTMNTDNVRQTNNATNTDNVRQTNNASNTDNEREPCKTIDTDNVRQKNNATNTDSEREPCKTVNTDNVRHTTNATNTDNKRETCTTMNKDNVRQTNNASNTDNERETYNCTNTGNE, encoded by the coding sequence ATGAACACGGACAATGTACGACAGACAAACAATGCTACAAACACAGACaatgaacgagagacatacaaGACTATGAACACGGACAATGTTCGACAGAAAAACAATGCTACAAACACAGACAATGAACGAGAGACAAGCAAGACTACAAACACAGCCAATGAACGAGAGACAAGCACGGCTACAAACACAGACAATGAACGAGAGACATGCAAGACTATGAACACGGACATTGTTCGACAGAAAAACAATGCTACAAACACAGACAATGAACGAGAGACATGCACGACTATGAACACGGACAATGTTCGACAGAAAAACAATGCTACAAACACAGACAATGAACGAGAGACATGCAAGACTATGGACACGGACAATGTACGACAGACAAACAATGCTACAAACCCAGACAATGAACGAGAGACATGCATGACTATGAACACGGACAATGTTCGACAGAAAAACAATGCTACAAACACAGACAATGAACGAGAGACATGCAAGACTATGAACACGGACAATGTTCGACAGAAAAACAATGCTACAAACACAGACAATGAACGAGAGACATGCAAGACTATGAACACGGACAATGTTCGACAGACAAACAATGCTACAAACACAGACAATGAACGAGAGACATGCACGACTATGAACACGGACAATGTACGACAGACAAACAATGCTACAAACACAGACAATGTACGACAGAcaaacaatgcttcaaacacaGACAATGAACGAGAACCATGCAAGACTATTGACACGGACAATGTACGACAGAAAAACAATGCTACAAACACAGACAGTGAACGAGAACCATGCAAGACTGTGAACACGGACAATGTACGACATACAACCAATGCTACAAACACAGACAATAAACGAGAGACATGCACGACTATGAACAAGGACAATGTAAGACAGAcaaacaatgcttcaaacacaGACAATGAACGAGAAACATACAATTGTACAAACACGGGCAATGAATGA